Proteins encoded within one genomic window of Gemmatimonas sp. UBA7669:
- a CDS encoding peptide ABC transporter substrate-binding protein codes for MTPRALLSRATIGVLSALLLACAAPGDQTSDSETGGTLVVVAPAEPRTLLPAIGEASQAAPILASLYERLADIGPTLETAGDAGFTPRLATSWQWGSDSLSLAFTLDSTARWHDGHRVSAHDVRFTFRVYTSDSVATDQGSLVSNIDSVAVVDSSTAVFWFKRRSPQQFYDATFHMYIMPAHRLDSIPMGRLAESPLAREPIGTGRFRFARWDAQQRIEIVADTTHPKGRPYLDRIIFSIAPDFGAATIKLFAGEADLLENINPENLAQVARTPTLRVVDNPAMQYRFLGFNLRDPRNATQPHPVFGDVRVRRALSMAVDRERVVRNAYDSLGLVALAPAPRALIPDTTAFTGLPFDRARARALLDSAGWTDSDNDGVRDRNGVKLAFDIIAPNSSPAAQRLAVLLQAQFKEVGAAVTPQLLEINSLSERVDEQRFDTYTGGWQSSPGLVGMRQTWTSTGDGNSVRYRSPAFDAAVDSALTTFDRATSRRHWARAFQQILDDAPAIWLSEPRVFMALHRRFIVPPSRPDGWYTNLAEWRVDPAQRIDRDRIGLGGAAR; via the coding sequence ATGACGCCTCGTGCTCTGTTGTCACGCGCCACCATCGGCGTGTTGTCCGCACTTCTGCTGGCCTGTGCTGCCCCTGGTGATCAGACCAGTGATTCGGAGACCGGCGGAACCCTTGTAGTCGTGGCACCCGCGGAACCGCGCACGCTGCTGCCGGCCATCGGGGAAGCGTCCCAGGCCGCGCCCATTCTTGCGTCACTCTACGAGCGGCTGGCGGACATCGGTCCGACGCTCGAAACCGCGGGCGACGCGGGCTTCACGCCGCGCCTCGCCACGTCGTGGCAGTGGGGAAGCGACTCGCTCTCGCTGGCTTTCACGCTCGATTCCACCGCGCGCTGGCATGATGGACACCGGGTGTCCGCACACGATGTGCGGTTCACCTTCCGGGTGTACACCAGTGATTCCGTGGCCACCGATCAGGGATCGCTGGTCAGCAACATCGACTCGGTGGCCGTGGTCGATTCGTCCACGGCGGTGTTCTGGTTCAAGCGTCGTTCGCCCCAGCAGTTCTACGACGCGACGTTCCACATGTACATCATGCCGGCGCATCGGCTCGACAGCATTCCGATGGGCCGACTGGCCGAGTCGCCGCTGGCCAGGGAACCGATTGGCACCGGTCGCTTCCGGTTTGCGCGCTGGGATGCGCAGCAGCGCATCGAGATTGTGGCCGACACCACGCACCCCAAGGGAAGGCCGTATCTCGATCGCATAATTTTCAGCATTGCCCCGGATTTTGGTGCGGCCACCATCAAGCTGTTTGCCGGCGAAGCGGACTTGCTCGAGAACATCAATCCCGAGAATCTCGCGCAAGTGGCACGTACGCCGACGCTGCGTGTGGTCGACAATCCGGCCATGCAGTACCGCTTCCTCGGTTTCAACCTGCGAGACCCGCGCAACGCCACGCAGCCGCATCCGGTGTTCGGCGATGTGCGCGTCCGCCGCGCGCTGTCCATGGCTGTTGACCGCGAGCGGGTTGTTCGCAACGCCTACGACTCGCTTGGCCTGGTGGCATTGGCGCCGGCGCCGCGCGCGCTCATTCCCGATACCACGGCCTTCACGGGCCTGCCCTTCGACCGCGCACGGGCCCGAGCCCTGCTTGATTCCGCCGGCTGGACGGACAGTGACAACGATGGCGTCCGTGATCGCAACGGCGTGAAGTTGGCCTTCGACATCATTGCGCCCAATTCCAGCCCCGCCGCACAGCGACTTGCCGTGCTGCTGCAAGCGCAGTTCAAGGAGGTGGGTGCCGCCGTCACGCCGCAGCTGCTCGAGATCAACAGTCTCAGTGAGCGCGTGGATGAGCAGCGATTCGACACGTATACGGGCGGATGGCAATCCAGTCCCGGACTCGTTGGCATGCGGCAGACCTGGACCTCCACGGGCGACGGCAATTCCGTGCGCTACCGCAGCCCCGCTTTTGACGCGGCGGTGGACAGCGCTCTCACCACGTTCGACCGTGCGACCAGTCGTCGCCACTGGGCCCGCGCCTTCCAGCAGATTCTCGACGACGCGCCAGCCATCTGGCTGTCTGAACCGCGCGTTTTCATGGCGCTGCACCGCCGCTTCATCGTGCCGCCTTCTCGACCGGATGGCTGGTATACGAACCTCGCCGAGTGGCGTGTCGATCCCGCGCAGCGCATCGATCGCGACCGCATCGGGCTTGGCGGGGCAGCACGCTGA
- a CDS encoding lipoate--protein ligase family protein, whose protein sequence is MAADAALLARVQPDRAVWRWYAWDQPTVSFGRHEAVRDRFSAASLSRAGLEAVRRPTGGRALLHAETLTYSVVLPLPASVSWREAYTAVNGVLAEALRAVGLPVTLAPPRTERITDGAVCFDAPDEGELLLGGRKLVGSAVWRQGAGYLQHGSLLLRDRQELLASATDLPLPPAPAAASLSDVLPARELPITIDRLKAAMVDRLARWVLWPGHATERDLDHAQVSVLEPDAELRAAMDRQALHFGSGEWLWRR, encoded by the coding sequence ATGGCTGCAGACGCGGCCCTGCTGGCGCGCGTGCAACCGGACCGCGCGGTGTGGCGCTGGTACGCCTGGGATCAGCCCACGGTGTCCTTTGGCCGTCACGAGGCGGTACGCGACCGGTTTTCCGCGGCCTCGCTGTCCCGGGCCGGGCTCGAGGCGGTTCGCCGCCCCACCGGCGGCCGGGCCCTGTTGCACGCGGAGACACTGACCTACTCGGTGGTGCTGCCACTGCCCGCTTCGGTGAGCTGGCGTGAGGCCTACACGGCCGTGAACGGCGTGTTGGCAGAGGCCCTGCGCGCGGTTGGACTACCCGTCACCCTGGCGCCGCCGCGAACCGAACGAATCACGGACGGGGCGGTCTGTTTTGATGCCCCTGACGAGGGCGAATTGCTTCTGGGCGGCCGGAAACTCGTTGGCAGTGCCGTCTGGCGGCAGGGCGCGGGGTATTTGCAGCATGGCAGCCTGCTGCTGCGCGACCGCCAGGAGCTGTTGGCCTCGGCCACCGATCTGCCCCTGCCCCCAGCTCCAGCGGCCGCGTCACTGAGTGATGTGCTGCCAGCCAGGGAACTGCCAATCACGATCGACCGGCTCAAGGCAGCCATGGTCGATCGCCTGGCGCGCTGGGTGTTGTGGCCAGGCCATGCCACGGAACGGGACCTTGACCATGCGCAGGTTTCCGTTCTGGAGCCGGACGCCGAGTTGCGCGCCGCGATGGACCGGCAGGCGCTGCACTTTGGGAGTGGGGAGTGGCTCTGGCGCCGTTGA